The Sporichthya brevicatena genome has a window encoding:
- a CDS encoding ABC transporter ATP-binding protein has translation MTVTAPPVLAVQDLAVTFDTARGPARAVDGVSFDVRPGETLAIVGESGSGKSVTSLAVLGLLPERGTTVTGAVRFGDTDLLTDSQKQLRAVRGRGVAMVFQDPMTSLNPMLTVGRQLTEGMEVHLNLTGRAAEDRAVELLEAVGIPDARSRLRSHPHELSGGLRQRVMIAIALACDPSVLIADEATTALDVTVQAQILDLVARLQERLGTAVIWISHDLGVVAGIADRVAVMYAGRVVEEASVDDLFSDPRHPYTRALLAARPVLGQPRDRLTAIPGRPPDPVDRPPGCAFRPRCPIAADPRCETEVPPLREVAPDHRAAVFYDLREATPDA, from the coding sequence GTGACGGTCACCGCTCCGCCCGTCCTGGCCGTGCAGGACCTCGCAGTCACGTTCGACACCGCCCGCGGACCCGCGCGCGCCGTCGACGGCGTCAGCTTCGACGTCCGGCCGGGGGAGACGCTCGCGATCGTGGGCGAGTCCGGATCGGGCAAGAGCGTCACCTCCCTCGCCGTGCTCGGCCTGCTGCCGGAGCGGGGGACGACGGTCACCGGCGCCGTCCGCTTCGGCGACACCGATCTCCTGACGGACTCTCAGAAGCAGCTGCGCGCGGTTCGCGGCCGCGGCGTCGCGATGGTCTTCCAGGATCCGATGACCTCGCTCAACCCGATGCTCACCGTCGGCCGGCAGCTCACCGAGGGCATGGAGGTCCACCTGAACCTCACCGGCCGCGCGGCCGAGGACCGCGCCGTCGAACTGCTCGAAGCCGTCGGCATCCCGGACGCCCGCAGCCGGCTCCGGTCGCACCCGCACGAGCTGTCCGGTGGCCTGCGGCAGCGGGTGATGATCGCAATCGCCCTGGCCTGCGACCCGTCCGTCCTGATCGCGGACGAGGCGACGACCGCGCTCGACGTCACCGTCCAGGCACAGATCCTCGACCTCGTCGCCCGGCTCCAGGAACGCCTCGGCACCGCGGTGATCTGGATCAGCCACGACCTCGGCGTCGTCGCCGGCATCGCCGACCGGGTCGCGGTCATGTACGCCGGGCGGGTGGTCGAGGAGGCGAGCGTCGATGACCTGTTCTCCGACCCCCGTCACCCGTACACCCGCGCGCTGCTCGCCGCCCGCCCGGTCCTCGGGCAGCCGCGCGACCGGCTGACGGCGATCCCCGGCCGCCCGCCCGACCCGGTCGACCGCCCGCCGGGGTGCGCGTTCCGCCCCCGCTGTCCGATCGCGGCGGACCCGCGCTGCGAGACCGAGGTCCCGCCGCTGCGCGAGGTCGCGCCGGACCACCGCGCGGCGGTCTTCTACGACCTGCGGGAGGCGACGCCCGATGCCTGA
- a CDS encoding ABC transporter permease codes for MTRGMLRAVVGNPLGAFGALVLLAFVVVGVFGDALAPYGANDVDVVEGRLAAPDGDHVFGTDQLGRDILSRVLVGASASLKVALLAVTIAAVAGVLVGLLAGYYRGWLDAILMRSMDVLFAFPAILLAIAILAVRGPGPTNATIAIGIVYIPIFARIARAGTLSVRETVYVRAARSVGASDARILTRHVLPNISGPVIVQVSISLAFALLAEAALSFIGLGTQPPDPSWGGMLAEGRDYMEDSWWVAAFPGLAIFGVVLACNLVGDALRDALDPRERGAMEAANRGGAE; via the coding sequence ATGACGCGCGGCATGCTGCGGGCCGTCGTGGGGAACCCCCTCGGCGCGTTCGGCGCGCTCGTCCTGCTGGCCTTCGTGGTCGTCGGGGTGTTCGGCGACGCCCTCGCGCCCTACGGCGCCAACGACGTCGACGTCGTCGAGGGCCGCCTTGCCGCCCCGGACGGCGACCACGTCTTCGGTACCGACCAACTCGGGCGCGACATCCTCTCCCGGGTCCTCGTCGGCGCCTCGGCGTCGCTGAAGGTCGCGCTGCTCGCCGTGACCATCGCCGCCGTCGCCGGCGTGTTGGTGGGCCTGCTCGCCGGCTACTACCGGGGCTGGCTGGACGCGATCCTCATGCGCTCGATGGACGTCCTGTTCGCCTTCCCTGCGATCCTGCTCGCGATCGCGATCCTCGCGGTCCGTGGCCCCGGCCCGACGAACGCGACGATCGCGATCGGCATCGTCTACATCCCGATCTTCGCCCGTATCGCCCGGGCCGGGACGCTCTCGGTCCGCGAGACCGTGTACGTGCGCGCTGCCCGCTCGGTGGGCGCCTCCGACGCCCGGATCCTGACCCGTCACGTCCTGCCGAACATCTCCGGCCCGGTCATCGTGCAGGTCTCGATCAGCCTCGCGTTCGCCCTGCTCGCCGAGGCGGCGCTGTCCTTCATCGGCCTCGGGACGCAGCCGCCCGACCCGTCCTGGGGCGGCATGCTCGCCGAGGGCCGGGACTACATGGAGGACTCCTGGTGGGTCGCGGCCTTCCCGGGCCTGGCAATCTTCGGAGTCGTGCTCGCCTGCAACCTCGTCGGCGACGCGCTGCGCGACGCCCTCGACCCACGTGAGCGCGGGGCCATGGAAGCGGCGAACCGGGGAGGTGCCGAGTGA
- a CDS encoding ABC transporter permease, whose translation MNYLTRRVLATVGVLWGVSIAVFALIHLVPGDPVRLALGTRFDQGTYDALRAESGLDRPLVSQYFHWLGNAVTGDLGVSFRSEDPVADVIAERLPATVSLAVAAIVVALLISVPLGLASALRPRSILDRAATLVSQFGISVPDFWLGILAILILAGSLGWFPAGGYVPLTEDPLRWLRHLVLPALTVGVVSGAVLTRFVRAAALEVLSEDHVRTARAKGLSEAVVIRRHVLRNTAVPVLTVIGIQLAYLLSGVVVVEIVFSWNGLGQLALQSVQARDYPVLQGAVLLFAAVFLVVNLVVDLLYAWLDPRISLT comes from the coding sequence ATGAACTACCTCACGCGCCGGGTCCTGGCGACCGTCGGCGTCCTGTGGGGCGTCAGCATCGCGGTGTTCGCGCTCATCCACCTGGTGCCGGGCGACCCCGTCCGGCTCGCGCTCGGGACGCGCTTCGACCAGGGCACGTACGACGCGCTGCGCGCGGAGTCCGGTCTGGACCGGCCGCTGGTCTCGCAGTACTTCCACTGGCTCGGCAACGCGGTGACGGGCGACCTCGGCGTCAGCTTCCGCAGCGAGGACCCGGTCGCCGACGTCATCGCCGAGCGCCTGCCGGCGACGGTGTCGCTGGCCGTCGCCGCGATCGTCGTCGCCCTGCTGATCTCCGTGCCCCTCGGCCTCGCCTCCGCCCTGCGCCCGCGTTCGATCCTCGACCGCGCCGCGACGCTGGTCAGCCAGTTCGGCATCTCGGTGCCGGACTTCTGGCTCGGCATCCTCGCGATCCTGATCCTGGCCGGTTCGCTGGGCTGGTTCCCGGCCGGCGGGTACGTCCCGCTGACCGAGGACCCGTTGCGCTGGCTGCGCCACCTCGTCCTGCCCGCCCTCACGGTGGGCGTGGTCTCCGGCGCGGTTCTGACCCGGTTCGTCCGCGCGGCTGCGCTCGAGGTGCTCAGCGAGGACCACGTCCGGACCGCCCGTGCGAAGGGCCTGTCCGAGGCAGTGGTGATCCGCCGTCACGTCCTGCGCAACACCGCGGTGCCGGTGCTCACCGTCATCGGCATCCAGCTCGCCTACCTGCTCTCTGGCGTGGTGGTCGTCGAGATCGTGTTCTCCTGGAACGGCCTCGGCCAGCTCGCGCTGCAGTCGGTGCAGGCGCGGGACTACCCGGTGCTGCAGGGCGCGGTGCTGCTGTTCGCCGCGGTGTTCCTGGTCGTCAACCTCGTCGTGGACCTGCTCTACGCGTGGCTCGACCCGAGGATCAGCCTCACATGA